Proteins co-encoded in one Nicotiana sylvestris chromosome 7, ASM39365v2, whole genome shotgun sequence genomic window:
- the LOC104232749 gene encoding glycerophosphocholine acyltransferase 1 yields MSSNEESMDDSNGQSFGKVKQRFKDRSQKTKEKTKQILSKQADKIAKRAEEHERFINKVTHLMGVLGFGAFCFILGARPQDVRYVYCLFYVIFVPLRWIYYRYKKWHYYLLDFCYYANNIFVVTLLLFPTNEKLFMVCFSFAEGPLAWALIVWRCSLVFSSVDKIVSVFIHLLPGLVFFTIRWWDPEFFGAMHPEGTPARASWPYKENQSYLWTWLFWVPLAAYFLWQVLYYLIVDVLRRQRFLRDPEVMTSYRELSKKAKKANNIWWRVSGLLGDQNRLFMYILLQAVFTLATTALTVPIFLSYKLHVVFQVLKVSASIWNGGNFMLDVMPRQVILKEEKKKSKMPPVPNQNDQTSLQESATDTNNASETVQSE; encoded by the exons ATGTCAAGCAACGAAGAATCAATGGATGATAGCAATGGACAGTCATTTGGAAAGGTCAAACAACGTTTCAAAGATCGATCCCAG AAAACAAAGGAGAAGACGAAACAGATCTTGTCAAAACAAGCTGATAAGATCGCGAAACGAGCTGAGGAACATGAACGATTTATTAACAAG GTGACACATCTGATGGGTGTTCTTGGGTTTGGGGCATTTTGCTTTATACTGGGTGCAA GGCCACAGGATGTTCGATATGTTTACTGTTTGTTCTATGTCATTTTCGTTCCTCTGAGATGGATCTACTACAGATACAAGAAATGGCATTACTATCTTTTG GACTTTTGCTATTATGCAAACAATATTTTTGTAGTCACGCTTCTGTTGTTTCCTACAAATGAGAAGCTATTTATGGTTTGTTTCTCGTTCGCAGAG GGGCCTCTAGCATGGGCATTGATTGTTTGGCGCTGTAGCTTAGTTTTTAGTTCAGTTGATAAAATTGTCAGTGTCTTCATACATCTTTTACCTG GGTTGGTTTTCTTCACAATTCGCTGGTGGGATCCTGAGTTTTTTGGAGCTATGCATCCTGAAGGTACTCCAGCACGAGCATCATGGCCTTACAAAGAAAACCAATCCTACCTTTGGACTTGGCTATTTTGGGTCCCATTAGCTGCATATTTTCTCTGGCAGGTTCTCTATTATCTCATAGTAGATGTCCTACGCCGACAGAGATTTCTGCGAGACCCTGAAGTTATGACATCTTACAG GGAGCTCTCAAAAAAAGCAAAGAAAGCAAACAACATATGGTGGCGCGTCAGTGGTTTGCTTGGAGATCAGAATCGCTTGTTTATGTATATTCTGCTCCAGGCCGTATTTACGCTAGCAACTACAGCACTCACCGTGCCCATATTTTTGTCATATAAGTTGCATGTTGTATTCCAAGTACTCAAGGTTTCAGCATCTATATGGAATGGTGGAAACTTTATGTTAGATGTGATGCCCAGGCAAGTGATTCTCAAGgaggaaaagaaaaaatcaaagatGCCACCTGTCCCCAACCAGAACGATCAGACTTCTTTGCAGGAGAGCGCAACGGATACTAATAATGCTTCTGAAACAGTCCAGTCTGAATAA